In Oligoflexia bacterium, the genomic stretch TTTAAAGTCTATCGCCTCGCAAATCAAAACTGTTATTGAGATGAAAGTTGAACTGGGCATCGTTATCGGTGGGGGCAATATCTTTAGAGGTATTGCTGCTGCCGCCAACGGAATGGATCGAGCAAGTTCTGATTACATGGGTATGCTTGCAACTGTAATCAATAGTCTCGCACTCCAAGATATGCTTGAGCGAAATAATGTTTTGACTCGAGTTCAATCAGCAATTGAAATGCATGAACTTGCAGAACCCTATATTCGAAGACGCGCGGTTAGACATCTTGAAAAAACTCGCGTTGTTATTTTCGCAGCTGGAACAGGAAATCCTTTTTTCACTACAGACACTGCAGCTGCTTTAAGGGCAATGGAAATTAATGCTGAAGTAATTCTAAAGGCCACAAAAGTAGATGGAATTTACGATAAAGATCCGCAAAAACATAAAGATGCGGTCATGTTTGAAGAGCTTACCTATATTGAAGTGCTGCAAAAAAATATCAAGGTCATGGATTAAACAGCCATAAGCCTTTGTATGGATAATAATTTGCCCATTATTACTTTCAACTTGAACAAACCCGGCAATATTAAACGTGTTGTTGAGGGCGAAAAAGTTGGAACCATCGTACGAGGAGAACCTTTGTGATTAATACGATCGTAACTGAAATGAAGACCAAAATGGATAAATCCATTGAGAGCTTTAAGGGTGAAATCACCAAGCTTCGCACGGGACGTGCTTCAACAGCCATGCTCGACGGTATTAAAGTAGATTACTACGGAACTCCCACAGTTTTATCACAAGTAGCTTCACTTTCTACACCCGAGGCAAGACTTCTTGTCATTCAACCTTGGGAAGTCAATTTGCTAAAGGTAATTGAAACAGCTATTCAAAAAAGTGATTTAGGAATTAATCCCATGAACGACGGAAAAGTCATTCGCTTAAAAATTCCCGATCTCACCGAAGACCGTCGTCGTGACCTTACAAAAGTTATGAAAAAAATTGCAGAAGAATGTCACGTAGCTGTGCGTATGGCTCGTCGTGATGCAAACGATTTGCTTAAAGATTTATTGAAAGACAAAGAAATCACCGAAGACGATCACAAAAAAGCCGGTGAGCAAATTCAAAAAGTCACCGACGATTACAATTCAAAAGTTGACCAACTTTGTGCCGCAAAAGAAAAAGACATCATGACCATCTAATAATCTTTGGAGTTTTATGAAGATTCCCCAACATTTGGCAATCATCATGGACGGAAATGGCCGTTGGGCAAAACATCGCGGGCGCCCTCGACTATTCGGTCATATCCGTGGCAGCGCAAGAGTTAGAGATATTGTCAGAGAATGCGGAAGACTTGGCGTTAAATACCTCACACTTTATGCTTTTAGTGCAGAAAATTGGGGACGCCCCTCAGACGAAGTTAGTATTCTCATGCGCATTCTTCAAAAATATTTAGTACGCGAACGTAAAACACTCATGAAAAATGACGTGCGCCTCTTTGCCATCGGAGATCTTGATAGTCTTCCTTCACACGTTCGAAATGCGCTGTATGAAACTATTGAAATCACAAGCCAAAACAAAGGTCTCAACCTGACATTTGCTTTAAGTTATGGCTCTCGCCAAGAATTAGTTTCGGCTATTCAAAAAATTGCACAAGATGCAAAACTAGGGGTTATTAACCCTCAAGATATTCAAGAACAACATATTAACGAGAGACTCTTCACCGCTCAAATGCCAGATCCTGAATTAATCATACGCACCAGTGGTGAATACCGATTGAGTAATTTTCTTATGTGGCAAGCAGCGTACAGCGAGCTTTACATTACCGATACATTGTGGCCTGATTTTGATGAACAAGAATTAACAAAGGCCTTTGAAGAATTTGGCAAACGCACACGGCGCTTCGGACTCACCGATGACCAAATCAAAGAGCCTCTAAAAAAACAACACCAGGAGGCACAACTCATATGATAAAAATTCGCGCCATAAGTGCCATCATCGCAATCATCGGCGTTGTCGCTATCATCCAATTTGGTGGATACAATGGCATAGCACTCACAGTATTTTCGATGGCACTTTTAGGTCTCTATGAATATGGGAAAATGGCCCTCGTGGGCGATCGCTACCGAGTAACAAGAGTCTATCTCATCACTCTAGGCCTCATGGCATTCACAATCAGCATTTTTAGAAATGATTGGATCCTCCACAGCTTTGTTATTTGCACCATGTTGATCTTTGTACATTTTCTCTATCTAGCGCGTGATACTCACGTTTCATTAGAAGAACTGGTAAACAAAGCGGGACTTTCGCTATTAGGAATTCTCTATGCTGGTGTTTGCCCTGTTTATATTTGCCTTCTCGCACGACTTTCTGATCGCCTTGAATGGTTTATTTTTTCTCTCGTTACTGTTTTTGCAGGTGATACAGCTGCTTATTTTGCAGGCGCAAAATATGGAAAAACAAAATTATTTCCGCGAATTTCCCCACAAAAATCAATTGAAGGTGCAATTGCCTCATTGTTTGCAAGCGTCGTTGTGGGTTTAATTATTCGACAACTCTTACTCAAAGAAACAGATCTCTTTTTAATGTTCGCACTGTGCATTCTTACTTCAATATTTGCTCAACTGGGTGATCTCTGTGAGTCTATGATCAAGAGAAGTTTTCATGCAAAAGACTCAGGGCATATTATGCCTGGTCACGGTGGTTTGCTTGATAGACTTGATGGTTTACTTTTTGGCGCACCCTTTATTTATATTTATGCAAAGTACTTGGTGGTTTCTTGAATATAGTTGTTTTAGGCAGCACCGGCAGTATCGGTGAAAGCACCCTTGAAGTTGTCAGACGCTCTCAAGGAAAAATTAAAATTGTAGGCCTCGCGGCACACACAAATTTTGAAGCACTAGAAAAACAAGCACTGGAATTTAAAGTCCCACACACGGTTCTTACTTCAAAGCCTGATTGTGAACAACAGCTTGAAGATTTAGTTACTAGGCCTGATGTAGATTGTGTAGTGATCGCTATTGTTGGTTTTGCAGCACTCAAACCAACACTTGCTGCAATTCGGGCTAAAAAAAGAATTGCCCTTGCAAATAAAGAAGCGCTTGTCACATGTGGCGAGATTCTAACTGCTGAAGCAAAAAAGTATGGCGCTCAAATTATTCCAGTCGACAGTGAACACAACGCACTATTTCAAGCACTCCAAGGTCATCCTATTGATCAAGTACGAAAACTTTGGATCACCGGTAGTGGCGGACCATTTTTAGGAAAATCTGAATCTGAACTTGCAAAAGTGAGCGTGGATGAAGCGCTTCAGCACCCTAATTGGAAAATGGGACCAAAAATCACAATTGATTCTGCAACGCTGATGAATAAAGGCTTAGAATTTATTGAAGCAAGATGGGTTTTTGATTTATCCCCCAAAAAAATTGATGTGATCATACATCCTCAAAGTATAATTCATGGCATCGTTGAATTTATTGATGGCTCGCAGCTTGCGCATATGTCGCAACCCGATATGAAAGGTGCTCTTTCATACGCACTTTATTATCCACAAAGACAAGATAACGCGATGAAGCCCTTAGATTTGATTGCTCTTCAAAAATTAGAATTTAAAGCCGTTGATAACAGGACCTTCCCCTGTCTTCGCTTAGCTCAAGAGGCCTTAGACAAAGGGGGGGTATTACCGACTATTTTAAATGCCGCTAA encodes the following:
- a CDS encoding isoprenyl transferase, with the translated sequence MKIPQHLAIIMDGNGRWAKHRGRPRLFGHIRGSARVRDIVRECGRLGVKYLTLYAFSAENWGRPSDEVSILMRILQKYLVRERKTLMKNDVRLFAIGDLDSLPSHVRNALYETIEITSQNKGLNLTFALSYGSRQELVSAIQKIAQDAKLGVINPQDIQEQHINERLFTAQMPDPELIIRTSGEYRLSNFLMWQAAYSELYITDTLWPDFDEQELTKAFEEFGKRTRRFGLTDDQIKEPLKKQHQEAQLI
- the dxr gene encoding 1-deoxy-D-xylulose-5-phosphate reductoisomerase; this translates as MNIVVLGSTGSIGESTLEVVRRSQGKIKIVGLAAHTNFEALEKQALEFKVPHTVLTSKPDCEQQLEDLVTRPDVDCVVIAIVGFAALKPTLAAIRAKKRIALANKEALVTCGEILTAEAKKYGAQIIPVDSEHNALFQALQGHPIDQVRKLWITGSGGPFLGKSESELAKVSVDEALQHPNWKMGPKITIDSATLMNKGLEFIEARWVFDLSPKKIDVIIHPQSIIHGIVEFIDGSQLAHMSQPDMKGALSYALYYPQRQDNAMKPLDLIALQKLEFKAVDNRTFPCLRLAQEALDKGGVLPTILNAANEIAVDSFLREKIPFLSISGVISKTLAQGPRTAISIDSIFEIDAWARKKAQENIASL
- the frr gene encoding ribosome recycling factor; this translates as MKTKMDKSIESFKGEITKLRTGRASTAMLDGIKVDYYGTPTVLSQVASLSTPEARLLVIQPWEVNLLKVIETAIQKSDLGINPMNDGKVIRLKIPDLTEDRRRDLTKVMKKIAEECHVAVRMARRDANDLLKDLLKDKEITEDDHKKAGEQIQKVTDDYNSKVDQLCAAKEKDIMTI
- a CDS encoding phosphatidate cytidylyltransferase produces the protein MIKIRAISAIIAIIGVVAIIQFGGYNGIALTVFSMALLGLYEYGKMALVGDRYRVTRVYLITLGLMAFTISIFRNDWILHSFVICTMLIFVHFLYLARDTHVSLEELVNKAGLSLLGILYAGVCPVYICLLARLSDRLEWFIFSLVTVFAGDTAAYFAGAKYGKTKLFPRISPQKSIEGAIASLFASVVVGLIIRQLLLKETDLFLMFALCILTSIFAQLGDLCESMIKRSFHAKDSGHIMPGHGGLLDRLDGLLFGAPFIYIYAKYLVVS